A genomic window from Astatotilapia calliptera chromosome 12, fAstCal1.2, whole genome shotgun sequence includes:
- the rab35b gene encoding ras-related protein Rab-35b isoform X2, with product MARDYDYLFKLLIIGDSGVGKSSLLLRFADNTFSGSYITTIGVDFKIRTVEINGEKVKLQIWDTAGQERFRTITSTYYRGTHGVIVVYDVTSAESFVNVKRWLHEINQNCDDVCRILDVQLHHGASAKSQEGSASQAAAAATKRRGQTHPEQ from the exons ATGGCCAGGGACTACGATTACCTCTTCAAGCTGCTCATCATCGGTGACAGCG GAGTGGGGAAGAGCAGTCTCCTCCTGCGATTTGCAGACAACACATTTTCAG GTAGCTATATCACCACGATCGGTGTGGACTTCAAGATCCGGACAGTGGAGATCAATGGGGAGAAGGTGAAGCTACAGATCTGGGACACAGCAGGGCAGGAACGTTTTCGCACCATCACCTCAAC ATATTACAGGGGAACACATGGGGTCATAGTGGTATATGACGTCACGAGTGCGGAGTCCTTTGTCAATGTAAAACGATGGTTACATGAAATCAACCAGAACTGTGACGACGTGTGCCGAATATTAG ATGTTCAACTGCATCACGGAGCTAGTGCTAAAAGCCAAGAAGGAAGTGCTagccaagcagcagcagcagcaacaaaacgACGTGGTCAGACTCACCCGGAACAGTAA
- the rab35b gene encoding ras-related protein Rab-35b isoform X1 → MARDYDYLFKLLIIGDSGVGKSSLLLRFADNTFSGSYITTIGVDFKIRTVEINGEKVKLQIWDTAGQERFRTITSTYYRGTHGVIVVYDVTSAESFVNVKRWLHEINQNCDDVCRILVGNKNDDPNSKVVETTDAQKFAEQMGISLFETSAKENINVEEMFNCITELVLKAKKEVLAKQQQQQQNDVVRLTRNSKRKKKCC, encoded by the exons ATGGCCAGGGACTACGATTACCTCTTCAAGCTGCTCATCATCGGTGACAGCG GAGTGGGGAAGAGCAGTCTCCTCCTGCGATTTGCAGACAACACATTTTCAG GTAGCTATATCACCACGATCGGTGTGGACTTCAAGATCCGGACAGTGGAGATCAATGGGGAGAAGGTGAAGCTACAGATCTGGGACACAGCAGGGCAGGAACGTTTTCGCACCATCACCTCAAC ATATTACAGGGGAACACATGGGGTCATAGTGGTATATGACGTCACGAGTGCGGAGTCCTTTGTCAATGTAAAACGATGGTTACATGAAATCAACCAGAACTGTGACGACGTGTGCCGAATATTAG tgGGAAACAAGAACGACGACCCAAACTCTAAGGTGGTCGAGACAACTGACGCGCAGAAGTTTGCAGAGCAGATGGGAATCAGCCTTTTCGAGACGAGTGCAAAAGAGAACATAAATGTTGAAGAG ATGTTCAACTGCATCACGGAGCTAGTGCTAAAAGCCAAGAAGGAAGTGCTagccaagcagcagcagcagcaacaaaacgACGTGGTCAGACTCACCCGGAACAGTAAACGAAAGAAAAAGTGCTGCTAA
- the bicdl1 gene encoding BICD family-like cargo adapter 1 isoform X2: protein MSAFCLDLQTSAVVSAPLELDSDCMESRGSPTAQEPGGFQGHPLRHAGSGGLGMALEEELAMLTGERGGEEQLSDPDTPAVGHNADLLSLFRQKEKDLVLAAKLGKALLERNQDLTKQYEKMHKDLNEKLEHLEQEKHELRRRLESREGEWEGRVAELETDVQQLQGELERQQVQLKEADRDKTKAISELSEQNHRLLEQLSRAAEVERQLSTQVHSLRDDFREKSVSTRQHMTRLETLQAEIKMLSERKMESEHRVHAMLEENELLQNTVDELRERTLVLEKQCHEKDLQLRQSQLELLEVQVSHRQLAARLEELTEEHSLQTLTPHPSSLLCEIEQSMEQEEQEQEREQLRLQLWEAYCEVRSLCSHLRGNDVTDSALSTDSSMDESSETSSAKDVPTGSLHTSLLELRRLTQNLLDGNESTGSRRSDEEALEEQVRKLGEELREVRELYETEQDKTRGNEEELLQLHNQVALLSVEMRSLREENERMRTMADVREPSEQLQSAIRDRDDAIAKKKAVEMELAKCKIDIMSLNSQLLDAIQQKLNLSQQLEAWQDDMHRVIDQQLMDKHQDEWRAAPTSLSGSSVTHRGQSSRRAQRISDRDKRLFSFFKKN from the exons ATGTCCGCGTTCTGCCTAGACCTGCAGACGTCTGCCGTGGTTTCAGCACCACTGGAGCTGGACAGCGACTGCATGGAGTCCCGGGGTAGCCCCACCGCTCAGGAGCCCGGCGGCTTTCAGGGTCATCCGCTGCGGCACGCCGGTTCCGGAGGCCTCGGGATGGCCTTGGAGGAGGAACTGGCCATGCTTACCGGGGAGCGGGGAGGTGAGGAGCAGCTGTCAGACCCAGACACGCCTGCGGTGGGGCATAACGCAGACTTGCTGTCGCTCTTTCGccaaaaggaaaaagacttGGTTTTAGCTGCTAAACTCGGCAAAGCGTTGCTGGAGAGAAACCAAGACTTGACCAAGCAATATGAGAAAATGCACAAAGATCTCAACGAGAAATTGGAG CACCTGGAGCAAGAGAAGCATGAGCTGCGACGGCGTCTGGAAAGCCGGGAGGGGGAATGGGAAGGCCGGGTGGCCGAACTGGAGACGGATGTCCAGCAGCTGCAGGGCGAGCTGGAGCGACAGCAAGTCCAGCTGAAAGAAGCTGACAGGGACAAGACCAAGGCCATCAGCGAGCTCTCAGAACAGAACCACAGACTGCTGGAGCAACTCAGTAGG GCTGCAGAGGTGGAGAGGCAGCTGTCCACTCAGGTCCATTCATTACGGGATGACTTCAGGGAGAAGAGTGTGTCCACACGCCAGCACATGACACGACTAGAGACTCTACAGGCTGAG ATTAAGATGCTGTCAGAACGGAAGATGGAGTCGGAGCACCGAGTGCACGCCATGCTCGAGGAGAACGAGTTGCTGCAGAATACTGTGGATGAGCTCCGGGAGAGGACGCTGGTGCTGGAGAAGCAGTGTCACGAGAAGGACCTCCAG TTGCGGCAGAGCCAGCTGgagctgctggaggttcaggtgTCCCACAGGCAGCTGGCCGCTAGGTTGGAGGAGCTGACGGAGGAGCACAGCCTCCAAACTCTTACCCCCCATCCTTCCAGCCTGCTGTGTGAGATAGAGCAAAGTATGgagcaggaggagcaggagcaggagagGGAGCAG CTACGTCTTCAGCTATGGGAGGCCTACTGTGAAGTTCGCTCACTTTGCTCTCATCTGCGGGGAAACGATGTCACGGATTCAGCGCTGTCCACTGACTCCTCCATGGACGAGTCCTCTGAGACTTCCTCAGCCAAGGATGTGCCTACTGGGAGCCTCCACACCAGCTTGCTAGAGCTACGGAGGCTCACTCAGAATCTGCTGGATGGCAATGAGTCTACG GGCTCACGGCGTAGTGATGAGGAGGCTCTGGAGGAGCAGGTGAGGAAACTGGGAGAAGAGTTGCGGGAAGTCAGAGAGCTGTATGAGACGGAGCAGGACAAAACACGCGGCAATGAAgaggagctgctgcagctgcacaaCCAG GTGGCGCTGCTCTCTGTAGAGATGCGCTCTCTCCGAGAAGAGAACGAGCGAATGAGGACAATGGCTGATGTTCGAGAACCCAGCGAGCAGCTCCAGAGTGCGATCAGAGACCGAGACGATGCCATAGCTAA GAAGAAAGCAGTAGAAATGGAGCTGGCCAAATGTAAAATAGACATCATGTCTCTGAACAGCCAGCTGTTGGACGCCATCCAGCAGAAGCTCAATTTGTCGCAGCAGCTGGAGGCTTGGCAG GATGATATGCACAGAGTGATTGACCAGCAGCTGATGGACAAGCACCAGGACGAGTGGCGCGCAGCCCCTACATCTCTGTCGGGGTCGTCCGTAACCCACAGGGGTCAGTCCTCAAGAAGAGCTCAGCGTATCTCCGACCGGGACAAgagacttttctcttttttcaaaaAGAACTGA
- the bicdl1 gene encoding BICD family-like cargo adapter 1 isoform X1: MSAFCLDLQTSAVVSAPLELDSDCMESRGSPTAQEPGGFQGHPLRHAGSGGLGMALEEELAMLTGERGGEEQLSDPDTPAVGHNADLLSLFRQKEKDLVLAAKLGKALLERNQDLTKQYEKMHKDLNEKLEHLEQEKHELRRRLESREGEWEGRVAELETDVQQLQGELERQQVQLKEADRDKTKAISELSEQNHRLLEQLSRAAEVERQLSTQVHSLRDDFREKSVSTRQHMTRLETLQAEQGLEIKMLSERKMESEHRVHAMLEENELLQNTVDELRERTLVLEKQCHEKDLQLRQSQLELLEVQVSHRQLAARLEELTEEHSLQTLTPHPSSLLCEIEQSMEQEEQEQEREQLRLQLWEAYCEVRSLCSHLRGNDVTDSALSTDSSMDESSETSSAKDVPTGSLHTSLLELRRLTQNLLDGNESTGSRRSDEEALEEQVRKLGEELREVRELYETEQDKTRGNEEELLQLHNQVALLSVEMRSLREENERMRTMADVREPSEQLQSAIRDRDDAIAKKKAVEMELAKCKIDIMSLNSQLLDAIQQKLNLSQQLEAWQDDMHRVIDQQLMDKHQDEWRAAPTSLSGSSVTHRGQSSRRAQRISDRDKRLFSFFKKN; encoded by the exons ATGTCCGCGTTCTGCCTAGACCTGCAGACGTCTGCCGTGGTTTCAGCACCACTGGAGCTGGACAGCGACTGCATGGAGTCCCGGGGTAGCCCCACCGCTCAGGAGCCCGGCGGCTTTCAGGGTCATCCGCTGCGGCACGCCGGTTCCGGAGGCCTCGGGATGGCCTTGGAGGAGGAACTGGCCATGCTTACCGGGGAGCGGGGAGGTGAGGAGCAGCTGTCAGACCCAGACACGCCTGCGGTGGGGCATAACGCAGACTTGCTGTCGCTCTTTCGccaaaaggaaaaagacttGGTTTTAGCTGCTAAACTCGGCAAAGCGTTGCTGGAGAGAAACCAAGACTTGACCAAGCAATATGAGAAAATGCACAAAGATCTCAACGAGAAATTGGAG CACCTGGAGCAAGAGAAGCATGAGCTGCGACGGCGTCTGGAAAGCCGGGAGGGGGAATGGGAAGGCCGGGTGGCCGAACTGGAGACGGATGTCCAGCAGCTGCAGGGCGAGCTGGAGCGACAGCAAGTCCAGCTGAAAGAAGCTGACAGGGACAAGACCAAGGCCATCAGCGAGCTCTCAGAACAGAACCACAGACTGCTGGAGCAACTCAGTAGG GCTGCAGAGGTGGAGAGGCAGCTGTCCACTCAGGTCCATTCATTACGGGATGACTTCAGGGAGAAGAGTGTGTCCACACGCCAGCACATGACACGACTAGAGACTCTACAGGCTGAG CAAGGGCTAGAA ATTAAGATGCTGTCAGAACGGAAGATGGAGTCGGAGCACCGAGTGCACGCCATGCTCGAGGAGAACGAGTTGCTGCAGAATACTGTGGATGAGCTCCGGGAGAGGACGCTGGTGCTGGAGAAGCAGTGTCACGAGAAGGACCTCCAG TTGCGGCAGAGCCAGCTGgagctgctggaggttcaggtgTCCCACAGGCAGCTGGCCGCTAGGTTGGAGGAGCTGACGGAGGAGCACAGCCTCCAAACTCTTACCCCCCATCCTTCCAGCCTGCTGTGTGAGATAGAGCAAAGTATGgagcaggaggagcaggagcaggagagGGAGCAG CTACGTCTTCAGCTATGGGAGGCCTACTGTGAAGTTCGCTCACTTTGCTCTCATCTGCGGGGAAACGATGTCACGGATTCAGCGCTGTCCACTGACTCCTCCATGGACGAGTCCTCTGAGACTTCCTCAGCCAAGGATGTGCCTACTGGGAGCCTCCACACCAGCTTGCTAGAGCTACGGAGGCTCACTCAGAATCTGCTGGATGGCAATGAGTCTACG GGCTCACGGCGTAGTGATGAGGAGGCTCTGGAGGAGCAGGTGAGGAAACTGGGAGAAGAGTTGCGGGAAGTCAGAGAGCTGTATGAGACGGAGCAGGACAAAACACGCGGCAATGAAgaggagctgctgcagctgcacaaCCAG GTGGCGCTGCTCTCTGTAGAGATGCGCTCTCTCCGAGAAGAGAACGAGCGAATGAGGACAATGGCTGATGTTCGAGAACCCAGCGAGCAGCTCCAGAGTGCGATCAGAGACCGAGACGATGCCATAGCTAA GAAGAAAGCAGTAGAAATGGAGCTGGCCAAATGTAAAATAGACATCATGTCTCTGAACAGCCAGCTGTTGGACGCCATCCAGCAGAAGCTCAATTTGTCGCAGCAGCTGGAGGCTTGGCAG GATGATATGCACAGAGTGATTGACCAGCAGCTGATGGACAAGCACCAGGACGAGTGGCGCGCAGCCCCTACATCTCTGTCGGGGTCGTCCGTAACCCACAGGGGTCAGTCCTCAAGAAGAGCTCAGCGTATCTCCGACCGGGACAAgagacttttctcttttttcaaaaAGAACTGA